A genome region from Crossiella equi includes the following:
- a CDS encoding vitamin B12-dependent ribonucleotide reductase produces MTETVGTPAAGEAGAKAAGLRMERVYTTAGVHPYDEVTWEHRDVVMTNWRDGTVNFEQRGVEFPDYWSVNAVNIVTSKYFRGAVGTDKRESSLRQLIDRVVLTYTKAGVEHGYFATPQDAEIFEHELTWMLLHQVFSFNSPVWFNVGTPSPQQVSACFILAVDDTMESILNWYKEEGLIFKGGSGAGVNLSRIRSSRELLSSGGSASGPVSFMRGADASAGTIKSGGATRRAAKMVILDVDHPDVEEFIETKAREEEKIRILRDAGFDMDLGGSDITSVQYQNANNSVRVSDEFMRAVESGGNYHLRSRTTGEAIDSRDAKEVFRKLAKAAWECADPGIQYDGTINDWHTCPESGRISASNPCSEYMHLDNSSCNLASLNLLKFLNEDGTFAAERFAKAVEFVITAMDISICFADFPTEPIGDTTRKFRQLGIGYANLGALLMATGHAYDSDGGRALAAAITSLMTGTAYKRSAELAGVVGAYEGYARNAEGHQRVMRKHAAANDLVRTMHSNDKAIHRLATIAWQDCLEIGKANGWRNAQASVLAPTGTIGLMMDCDTTGIEPDLALVKFKKLVGGGSMQIVNQTVPRALKALGYQDEQVEAIVEYIGEHGHVVDAPGLRLEHYEVFDCAMGDRSIAAMGHVRMMAAVQPFISGAISKTVNMPEAATVEEVEKIYYEGWKLGLKALAIYRDNCKVGQPLSVAKSKSAEAEKAEQPATVVEYRPVRKRLPKKRPSQTVSFTVGGAEGYLTAGSFPDDGLGEIFVKLGKQGSTLAGVMDAFSMSISVGLQYGIPLEFYVSKFMNQRFEPAGMTDDPDVRIATSVLDYLFRRLALDHLPPAKRAELGIYTADERAAQVEAEYGGGGAEVDLTALQTTVEASGPAATQPTAAAKPAEVTVGSSTELIELQLGMAADAPLCFTCGTKMRRAGSCYVCEGCGSTSGCS; encoded by the coding sequence ATGACGGAGACCGTCGGGACCCCGGCCGCCGGCGAGGCGGGGGCGAAGGCAGCGGGCCTGCGCATGGAGCGCGTGTACACCACCGCCGGTGTGCACCCCTACGACGAGGTGACCTGGGAGCACCGCGACGTCGTCATGACCAACTGGCGCGACGGCACGGTCAACTTCGAGCAGCGCGGCGTCGAGTTCCCCGACTACTGGTCGGTGAACGCGGTCAACATCGTGACCAGCAAGTACTTCCGCGGTGCGGTCGGCACCGACAAGCGCGAGTCCAGCCTGCGCCAGCTCATCGACCGCGTGGTGCTCACCTACACCAAGGCCGGTGTCGAGCACGGCTACTTCGCGACCCCGCAGGACGCGGAGATCTTCGAGCACGAGCTGACCTGGATGCTGCTGCACCAGGTGTTCAGCTTCAACTCGCCGGTGTGGTTCAACGTCGGCACCCCCTCCCCGCAGCAGGTCTCCGCCTGCTTCATCCTCGCCGTCGACGACACCATGGAGTCGATCCTCAACTGGTACAAGGAAGAGGGTCTGATCTTCAAGGGCGGCTCCGGCGCGGGGGTGAACCTCTCCCGCATCCGCTCCTCCCGCGAGCTGCTCTCCTCCGGCGGCAGCGCCTCCGGCCCGGTGTCGTTCATGCGCGGCGCGGACGCCTCCGCGGGCACCATCAAGTCCGGCGGTGCCACCCGGCGCGCGGCGAAGATGGTCATCCTGGACGTGGACCACCCCGACGTCGAGGAGTTCATCGAGACCAAGGCCCGCGAGGAGGAGAAGATCCGCATCCTCCGGGACGCGGGCTTCGACATGGACCTGGGCGGCTCCGACATCACCTCGGTGCAGTACCAGAACGCCAACAACTCCGTGCGCGTCTCCGACGAGTTCATGCGCGCGGTCGAGTCCGGTGGCAACTACCACCTGCGCTCGCGCACCACCGGCGAGGCCATCGACTCCCGCGACGCCAAGGAGGTCTTCCGCAAGCTCGCGAAGGCCGCCTGGGAGTGCGCCGACCCCGGCATCCAGTACGACGGCACCATCAACGACTGGCACACCTGCCCGGAGTCCGGCCGCATCTCCGCGTCCAACCCGTGCTCGGAGTACATGCACCTGGACAACTCCAGCTGCAACCTGGCCTCGCTGAACCTGCTGAAGTTCCTCAACGAGGACGGCACGTTCGCCGCCGAGCGCTTCGCCAAGGCGGTGGAGTTCGTCATCACCGCGATGGACATCTCCATCTGCTTCGCCGACTTCCCGACCGAGCCGATCGGTGACACCACGCGGAAGTTCCGGCAGCTGGGCATCGGCTACGCCAACCTCGGCGCGCTGCTGATGGCCACCGGCCACGCCTACGACTCCGACGGCGGCCGCGCGCTCGCCGCCGCGATCACCTCGCTGATGACCGGCACCGCGTACAAGCGCTCCGCCGAGCTGGCCGGGGTGGTCGGCGCGTACGAGGGCTACGCCCGCAACGCCGAGGGCCACCAGCGGGTCATGCGCAAGCACGCCGCGGCCAACGACCTCGTGCGCACCATGCACAGCAACGACAAGGCCATCCACCGCCTGGCCACGATCGCCTGGCAGGACTGCCTGGAGATCGGCAAGGCCAACGGCTGGCGCAACGCGCAGGCCTCGGTGCTCGCGCCCACCGGCACCATCGGCCTGATGATGGACTGCGACACCACCGGCATCGAGCCCGACCTGGCGCTGGTCAAGTTCAAGAAGCTGGTCGGCGGCGGCTCCATGCAGATCGTCAACCAGACCGTGCCGCGCGCCCTGAAGGCCCTGGGCTACCAGGACGAGCAGGTCGAGGCGATCGTCGAGTACATCGGCGAGCACGGCCACGTGGTGGACGCGCCGGGCCTGCGCCTGGAGCACTACGAGGTCTTCGACTGCGCGATGGGCGACCGCTCGATCGCCGCCATGGGCCACGTGCGCATGATGGCCGCGGTGCAGCCGTTCATCTCCGGCGCGATCTCCAAGACGGTGAACATGCCGGAGGCGGCCACCGTCGAGGAGGTCGAGAAGATCTACTACGAGGGCTGGAAGCTCGGCCTGAAGGCGCTCGCGATCTACCGCGACAACTGCAAGGTCGGCCAGCCGCTGTCGGTGGCCAAGAGCAAGTCGGCCGAGGCCGAGAAGGCCGAGCAGCCCGCGACCGTGGTGGAGTACCGCCCGGTCCGCAAGCGCCTGCCGAAGAAGCGCCCGAGCCAGACGGTGTCCTTCACCGTGGGCGGCGCGGAGGGCTACCTCACCGCCGGGTCCTTCCCGGACGACGGCCTGGGCGAGATCTTCGTCAAGCTGGGCAAGCAGGGCTCGACCCTGGCGGGTGTCATGGACGCCTTCTCCATGTCCATCTCGGTGGGCCTGCAGTACGGCATCCCGCTGGAGTTCTACGTCTCGAAGTTCATGAACCAGCGCTTCGAGCCCGCGGGCATGACCGACGACCCGGACGTCCGCATCGCCACCAGCGTGCTGGACTACCTCTTCCGCCGCCTGGCCCTGGACCACCTGCCCCCGGCCAAGCGCGCCGAGCTCGGCATCTACACCGCCGACGAGCGCGCCGCCCAGGTCGAGGCCGAGTACGGCGGTGGCGGTGCCGAGGTCGACCTGACCGCGCTGCAGACCACGGTCGAGGCCAGCGGCCCGGCCGCGACCCAGCCGACCGCCGCGGCCAAGCCCGCCGAGGTGACCGTGGGCAGCTCGACCGAGCTCATCGAGCTGCAGCTGGGCATGGCCGCCGACGCGCCGCTGTGCTTCACCTGCGGCACGAAGATGCGCCGCGCCGGGTCCTGCTACGTGTGCGAGGGCTGCGGCTCGACCTCCGGCTGCAGCTGA
- the rsmH gene encoding 16S rRNA (cytosine(1402)-N(4))-methyltransferase RsmH, whose protein sequence is MTGQPQHVSVLLDRTLELLAPALEGPDAVVVDATLGLGGHSEALLAAHPRLTLVGLDRDTLALKLAGDRLARYASRTHLVHAVYDELPEVLLDLGIPRVHGILFDCGVSSFQLDAVERGFAYSKDAPLDMRMDPDGPLTAADILNTYSHGDLARILRDYGEERFAGKIASAVLREREKEPFTTSGRLVELLYATVPAATRRTGGHPGKRTFQALRIEVNAELDVLRRAIPGAVGALRLGGRIAVMSFQSLEDKIVKKALAERATSTTPHGLPVELPGHGPELKLLTRGSEQASEEEVAVNPRAASVRLRAAERIREAT, encoded by the coding sequence ATGACGGGGCAGCCGCAGCACGTGTCGGTCCTGTTGGACCGGACGTTGGAGCTGCTCGCTCCCGCCCTGGAGGGCCCGGACGCCGTGGTGGTCGACGCCACCCTCGGCCTGGGCGGGCACTCCGAGGCCCTGCTCGCCGCGCACCCGCGGCTCACGCTGGTCGGACTCGACCGCGACACCCTGGCGCTCAAGCTCGCCGGGGACCGGCTCGCCCGGTACGCAAGTCGTACACACCTGGTGCACGCGGTGTATGACGAGCTGCCCGAGGTGCTGCTGGACCTGGGCATCCCGCGCGTGCACGGCATCCTGTTCGACTGCGGCGTGTCCTCCTTCCAGCTGGACGCGGTGGAGCGCGGGTTCGCCTACAGCAAGGACGCGCCGCTGGACATGCGGATGGACCCGGACGGCCCGCTGACCGCCGCGGACATCCTCAACACCTACTCCCACGGCGACCTGGCGCGGATCCTGCGCGACTACGGCGAGGAGCGCTTCGCGGGCAAGATCGCCTCCGCGGTCCTGCGCGAGCGCGAGAAGGAACCGTTCACCACCAGCGGCCGCCTGGTCGAGCTGCTGTACGCGACCGTGCCCGCGGCCACCCGCCGCACCGGCGGCCACCCGGGCAAGCGCACCTTCCAGGCGCTGCGCATCGAGGTCAACGCCGAGCTGGACGTGCTGCGCCGCGCCATCCCGGGCGCGGTCGGCGCGCTGCGCCTGGGCGGGCGGATCGCGGTGATGTCGTTCCAGTCGCTGGAGGACAAGATCGTGAAGAAGGCGCTCGCCGAGCGCGCCACCTCGACCACCCCGCACGGGCTGCCGGTCGAGCTGCCGGGCCACGGGCCGGAGCTGAAGCTGCTCACGCGCGGCTCCGAACAGGCGAGCGAGGAGGAGGTGGCGGTCAACCCGAGGGCCGCCTCGGTGCGGCTGCGTGCCGCCGAGCGCATCAGGGAGGCGACATGA
- the mraZ gene encoding division/cell wall cluster transcriptional repressor MraZ codes for MFLGTHSPKLDDKGRLTLPAKFRDALAGGLMLTKGQDHCLFVFPRAEFEQMARKVAEAPFTNEAVRAYQRYLFAGTDEQRPDSQGRISITPELRRYASLTKECVVIGAINRLEIWDSAAWQRYLDEHEDSYAQAREEVLPGVF; via the coding sequence GTGTTCCTCGGTACGCACAGCCCAAAACTCGACGACAAGGGTCGGCTCACCCTGCCGGCGAAGTTCCGGGACGCACTCGCGGGGGGTCTGATGCTCACCAAGGGCCAGGACCACTGCCTGTTCGTCTTCCCGCGAGCGGAGTTCGAGCAGATGGCGCGGAAGGTGGCGGAGGCGCCGTTCACCAACGAGGCCGTCCGCGCGTACCAGCGCTACCTGTTCGCCGGCACGGACGAACAGCGCCCTGACTCGCAGGGGCGGATCTCGATCACGCCGGAGCTCCGGCGCTACGCGTCGTTGACCAAGGAGTGCGTGGTCATCGGTGCGATCAACCGGCTGGAGATCTGGGACTCCGCCGCGTGGCAGCGCTACCTCGACGAACACGAGGACAGCTACGCGCAGGCACGCGAGGAGGTGCTCCCGGGCGTTTTCTAA
- a CDS encoding peptidoglycan D,D-transpeptidase FtsI family protein: MQRSRTNRPVRARSVRGARTNRAQGGFGNHRARAVVGRILLVIALVAAGVKLIEVQVINAAELSAASRKQRTTSLDLPGSRGSITDRNGKLLAFSSQSAALYALPQRITQLWDADHERAKTSGGKPVPNGEERKKAIAAKMKQVLGDQIDENEVLKKLQSDAKYVVLATGVEPGKARDINKAVNDVGVERREERQYPGGALASDIIGFANWRLEEKPNRLGGLMGLEGMRNNVLTGKNGQRVVDTWANNDEAVIPGSERELVPPTPGSDLELTIDADVQYRLQEMLVDYAQRAKARSASAVVLDVKTGEVVAIADDKPFDLNNFKDSTPAQHNLQAVTSPFEPGSVNKIVTAAAGIEYGLVEPTTVLNVPGTKSYPGYVVSDAWDHGVLRMSFAGVLGKSSNVGTLMVADQIGPDRYADMLNRFGLGQLTGVGLPGESRGQLPARNQWSGSTFGNLPIGQGLSMTVLQMAGMYQAIANDGKRIPPRILRAEVGPNKDRRVEKQPDAVQVVSPQTAKTVREMMRAVAQHVPGKPNLSGTGPEAALQGYQISGKTGTAQQIDPRTKRYSQDLYWITFAGILPADNPRYVVGLMLDQPQRGLPESRSAAPLFHDIASYLVQKYQIPVSNPTESPIQELIVP, from the coding sequence ATGCAGCGCTCGCGCACGAACCGGCCGGTCCGCGCGCGGTCGGTCCGAGGGGCCCGCACCAACCGCGCGCAGGGCGGCTTCGGCAACCACCGCGCCCGGGCCGTGGTCGGCCGCATCCTCCTGGTCATCGCGCTGGTCGCGGCCGGGGTGAAGCTGATCGAGGTGCAGGTGATCAACGCCGCCGAGCTGTCGGCGGCCTCGCGCAAGCAGCGCACCACGTCCCTGGACCTGCCCGGCTCCCGCGGCTCGATCACCGACCGCAACGGCAAGCTGCTGGCCTTCAGCAGCCAGTCCGCCGCCCTGTACGCGCTGCCACAGCGCATCACGCAGCTCTGGGACGCCGACCACGAGCGCGCCAAGACCAGCGGTGGCAAGCCGGTGCCCAACGGCGAGGAGCGCAAGAAGGCCATCGCGGCCAAGATGAAGCAGGTCCTCGGGGACCAGATCGACGAGAACGAGGTCCTCAAGAAGCTGCAGAGCGACGCCAAGTACGTCGTGCTGGCCACCGGTGTCGAACCGGGCAAGGCCCGCGACATCAACAAGGCGGTCAACGACGTCGGTGTCGAGCGGCGCGAGGAGCGGCAGTACCCGGGCGGCGCGCTGGCCTCCGACATCATCGGCTTCGCGAACTGGCGCCTGGAGGAGAAGCCGAACCGGCTGGGCGGCCTGATGGGCCTGGAGGGCATGCGCAACAACGTGCTCACCGGCAAGAACGGGCAACGCGTCGTCGACACCTGGGCCAACAACGACGAGGCGGTCATCCCCGGCAGCGAGCGCGAGCTGGTGCCGCCGACCCCGGGCTCGGACCTCGAGCTGACCATCGACGCGGACGTGCAGTACCGGCTGCAGGAGATGCTGGTCGACTACGCCCAGCGCGCCAAGGCCCGCAGCGCCTCCGCGGTGGTCCTGGACGTCAAGACCGGCGAGGTCGTGGCCATCGCCGACGACAAGCCGTTCGACCTGAACAACTTCAAGGACTCCACCCCGGCCCAGCACAACCTGCAGGCGGTGACCTCCCCGTTCGAGCCCGGCTCGGTGAACAAGATCGTCACCGCCGCGGCGGGCATCGAGTACGGCCTGGTCGAGCCGACCACCGTGCTCAACGTGCCTGGCACCAAGTCCTACCCCGGGTACGTGGTCTCCGACGCCTGGGACCACGGCGTGCTCCGGATGTCCTTCGCCGGGGTGCTCGGCAAGTCCTCCAACGTGGGCACGCTGATGGTGGCGGACCAGATCGGCCCGGACCGCTACGCGGACATGCTCAACCGCTTCGGCCTCGGCCAGCTGACCGGCGTCGGGCTGCCCGGTGAGTCCCGCGGCCAGCTGCCCGCGCGCAACCAGTGGTCCGGCTCGACCTTCGGCAACCTGCCGATCGGCCAGGGCCTGTCCATGACCGTGCTGCAGATGGCCGGGATGTACCAGGCGATCGCGAACGACGGCAAGCGCATCCCGCCGCGGATCCTGCGCGCGGAGGTCGGCCCGAACAAGGACCGCCGCGTGGAGAAGCAGCCGGACGCCGTGCAGGTGGTCTCACCGCAGACCGCGAAGACCGTGCGCGAGATGATGCGCGCGGTGGCGCAGCACGTGCCGGGCAAGCCGAACCTGAGCGGCACCGGCCCGGAGGCCGCCCTGCAGGGCTACCAGATCTCCGGCAAGACCGGCACCGCGCAGCAGATCGACCCGCGCACCAAGCGGTACTCGCAGGACCTGTACTGGATCACCTTCGCCGGGATCCTGCCCGCGGACAACCCGCGCTACGTGGTGGGGCTGATGCTGGACCAGCCGCAGCGCGGCCTGCCGGAGAGCCGGTCGGCGGCACCGCTGTTCCACGACATCGCCTCGTACCTGGTGCAGAAGTACCAGATCCCGGTGTCCAACCCGACCGAGAGCCCGATCCAGGAACTGATCGTGCCCTGA
- a CDS encoding AAA family ATPase: protein MSELHATASRIAANVERVLVGKPEVVRIALVTLLAEGHLLVEDVPGVGKTSLAKALARSIDCTVSRIQFTPDLLPSDITGVSIFNRQNSEFEFRPGPVFANIVVGDEINRASPKTQSALLECMEEHQVTVDGRSYELDSPFMVIATQNPVEMEGTYALPEAQRDRFTARVSIGYPDPQAELAMVDEHAGHDPLADLQPVSDAERVRQLVATVRQVHLSPEIRRYTVELVSATRRLPELRLGASPRSTLHLVRAARAQAALSGRQFVVPDDVHAVAVPVLAHRLVLTAEAQAARRSPADLVRGLVQRVPVPQGPSTGQSQQWHAGLRGAR, encoded by the coding sequence CTGTCGGAGCTGCACGCCACCGCCTCCCGCATCGCGGCCAACGTGGAACGCGTGCTCGTCGGCAAGCCCGAGGTCGTGCGGATCGCCCTGGTGACCCTGCTCGCCGAGGGCCACCTGCTCGTCGAGGACGTGCCCGGCGTGGGCAAGACCTCGCTGGCCAAGGCGCTGGCCCGCTCGATCGACTGCACGGTCAGCCGCATCCAGTTCACACCGGACCTGCTGCCCTCCGACATCACCGGCGTGTCCATCTTCAACCGCCAGAACAGCGAGTTCGAGTTCCGCCCCGGCCCGGTGTTCGCGAACATCGTGGTCGGCGACGAGATCAACCGCGCCTCGCCGAAGACCCAGTCCGCCCTCCTGGAGTGCATGGAGGAGCACCAGGTCACCGTCGACGGCCGCAGCTACGAGCTGGACTCGCCGTTCATGGTCATCGCCACCCAGAACCCGGTCGAGATGGAGGGCACCTACGCCCTGCCCGAGGCGCAGCGCGACCGCTTCACCGCCCGCGTCTCCATCGGCTACCCCGACCCGCAGGCCGAGCTGGCCATGGTGGACGAACACGCCGGCCACGACCCCCTCGCCGATCTCCAACCCGTCTCCGACGCCGAACGGGTGCGCCAGCTGGTCGCGACCGTCCGCCAGGTTCATCTGTCCCCGGAGATCCGGCGTTACACCGTCGAGCTGGTCTCGGCCACGCGCCGCCTGCCTGAGCTGCGCCTGGGCGCCTCGCCGCGGTCCACGCTGCACCTGGTGCGGGCGGCCCGCGCGCAGGCCGCGCTGTCCGGGCGGCAGTTCGTGGTGCCCGACGACGTGCACGCGGTGGCCGTGCCGGTGCTGGCGCACCGCCTGGTGCTGACCGCGGAGGCCCAGGCCGCCCGCCGCTCCCCCGCCGACCTGGTGCGCGGCCTCGTGCAGCGCGTGCCGGTGCCGCAGGGCCCGAGCACCGGGCAGAGCCAGCAGTGGCACGCGGGCCTGCGCGGAGCCAGGTGA
- a CDS encoding SDR family NAD(P)-dependent oxidoreductase, with translation MHTTHHTRRTVVVTGAGTGIGRATARLFATRGARVLAVGRRAHVLAETADGHPGIEPLALDITEPGAPREIVRAVGERLDVLVNNAGVVRSGALGDIKAEDADTQLATNLLAPLHLTQAALPVLGPGSVVVNVSTAIGQRAWPGNSVYAATKAALDSFTRCWAVELAPRGVRVVAVGPGAIDTPIGDHQGLSPERKAQVREWQLARTPLRRIGTPEEVAWVVAGLSAPEAGFVTGAVVPVDGGAVVG, from the coding sequence ATGCACACCACGCACCACACGCGCCGCACCGTCGTCGTCACCGGCGCGGGCACCGGCATCGGCCGCGCCACCGCCCGCCTGTTCGCCACCCGGGGCGCCCGGGTGCTCGCGGTCGGCCGCCGGGCACACGTGCTCGCCGAGACCGCCGACGGCCACCCCGGCATCGAGCCGCTCGCCCTGGACATCACCGAGCCCGGGGCGCCGCGGGAGATCGTCCGGGCGGTGGGCGAGCGGCTGGACGTGCTGGTCAACAACGCGGGCGTGGTGCGCTCGGGCGCGCTCGGCGACATCAAGGCCGAGGACGCCGACACGCAGCTGGCCACCAACCTCCTCGCCCCGCTCCACCTCACCCAGGCCGCACTGCCCGTGCTCGGACCCGGCTCGGTGGTGGTCAACGTCAGCACCGCGATCGGCCAGCGGGCCTGGCCCGGCAACTCCGTCTACGCCGCCACCAAGGCCGCCCTGGACTCCTTCACCCGCTGCTGGGCGGTGGAGCTGGCGCCGCGCGGGGTGCGCGTGGTCGCGGTCGGACCGGGCGCGATCGACACCCCGATCGGCGACCACCAGGGCCTGTCCCCGGAGCGGAAGGCCCAGGTCCGGGAGTGGCAGCTGGCGCGCACGCCCCTGCGCCGCATCGGCACCCCGGAGGAGGTGGCCTGGGTGGTCGCGGGCCTGTCCGCCCCGGAGGCGGGCTTCGTGACCGGTGCGGTGGTACCGGTGGACGGAGGCGCGGTCGTGGGGTGA
- a CDS encoding S1 family peptidase yields MPSLKSAVLAATGAVLAAVLLPGTAQAIVNGEDAPRAYSFLASIPQTVTDESTGKIYRGVCGASLVHPGWVLTAAHCVNADLGVRPDGTVRIGSARRGSGGAVRGIARVVPHPDYVQNMDGTAPNRDDVALVRLDRPVAQTPVRIADRPAGPGTPTRLLGFGTTVDTYDLGAARFPDRLQQLATRLGAAAECAPGYAGPTRLCTVSPDPAAMACIGDSGGPQLQRGRGGRWELVGVTSGPGTRRPACAGGPGLYTNAAAYVHWIRATIATMG; encoded by the coding sequence GTGCCCAGCCTCAAGTCCGCCGTCCTCGCCGCGACCGGTGCCGTCCTCGCCGCCGTCCTGCTGCCCGGCACCGCCCAGGCGATCGTGAACGGCGAGGACGCCCCGCGCGCCTACTCGTTCCTGGCCTCGATCCCGCAGACCGTGACCGACGAGAGCACCGGGAAGATCTACCGGGGCGTGTGCGGGGCCTCGCTCGTCCACCCGGGCTGGGTGCTGACCGCCGCGCACTGCGTCAACGCGGACCTGGGCGTCCGGCCCGACGGCACCGTGCGCATCGGCAGCGCGCGCCGGGGTTCCGGGGGCGCCGTCCGGGGCATCGCGCGGGTCGTGCCGCACCCGGACTACGTGCAGAACATGGACGGCACGGCACCCAACCGCGACGACGTGGCCCTGGTCCGCCTCGACCGCCCGGTCGCCCAGACCCCGGTCCGCATCGCCGACCGTCCCGCCGGGCCCGGCACCCCGACCCGGCTGCTCGGCTTCGGTACCACCGTCGACACCTACGACCTCGGTGCCGCGCGGTTCCCGGACCGGCTCCAGCAGCTGGCCACCCGGCTGGGCGCGGCGGCGGAGTGCGCGCCGGGCTACGCCGGGCCCACGCGGCTGTGCACGGTCAGCCCGGACCCGGCGGCGATGGCCTGCATCGGCGACTCCGGCGGACCGCAGCTCCAGCGCGGCCGGGGCGGCCGGTGGGAGCTGGTCGGCGTCACCTCGGGTCCGGGCACCCGGCGCCCGGCCTGCGCCGGTGGTCCCGGGCTCTACACCAACGCCGCCGCCTACGTTCACTGGATCCGGGCGACGATTGCCACGATGGGCTGA
- the nrdR gene encoding transcriptional regulator NrdR, which yields MRCPFCRHSDSRVVDSREVDEGQVIRRRRSCSQCSRRFTTVEEAVLAVVKRSGVTEPFSREKVARGVSRACQGRPVNEDELALLAQQVEEAIRSTGVAEVPSHEVGLAILGPLRELDEVAYLRFASVYRSFSSVEDFEKEILDLRTAKAPAAEDEQAESKG from the coding sequence GTGCGGTGTCCGTTCTGTCGACACTCGGACTCCCGGGTGGTGGACTCCCGTGAGGTCGACGAGGGGCAGGTCATCCGTCGCCGCCGTTCCTGTTCCCAGTGCAGCCGACGGTTCACCACGGTCGAGGAGGCCGTGCTGGCCGTCGTCAAGCGTTCCGGCGTCACCGAGCCCTTCAGCCGGGAGAAGGTGGCGCGTGGCGTGAGCCGGGCGTGCCAGGGCCGCCCGGTCAACGAGGACGAGCTGGCGCTGCTGGCACAGCAGGTGGAGGAGGCGATCCGCTCCACCGGCGTCGCCGAGGTGCCCAGCCACGAGGTGGGCCTGGCCATCCTTGGTCCGCTCCGTGAGCTGGACGAGGTGGCCTACCTGCGGTTCGCCAGCGTCTACCGGTCCTTCTCCTCGGTGGAGGACTTCGAGAAGGAAATCCTCGACCTCCGCACGGCCAAGGCGCCGGCCGCGGAGGACGAGCAGGCCGAAAGCAAGGGATGA
- the lexA gene encoding transcriptional repressor LexA: MARETTKEPVPTAGAAPAAAETAEGRRAEVHVLPEPVSEGAELAGLTPRQSKVLEVIKDWLERFGYPPSIREIGEAVGLNSTSSVAHQLRALERKGYLRRDANRPRAYGVRSPEGEEEPEFDRPSPTYVPVVGRIAAGGPILAEESVEEVFPLPKELVGEGSLFLLKVVGDSMVDAAITNGDWVAVRQQPDAENGDVVAAMIDGEATVKTFKRRDGHVWLMPHNPAYEPILGDEAKILGKVVAVLRRL; the protein is encoded by the coding sequence GTGGCACGCGAGACGACCAAGGAGCCTGTTCCTACGGCCGGTGCGGCACCGGCGGCGGCTGAGACCGCCGAGGGCCGCCGCGCCGAGGTGCACGTGCTACCCGAGCCGGTCTCCGAAGGCGCGGAGCTGGCCGGTCTCACACCGCGGCAGAGCAAGGTGCTCGAGGTCATCAAGGACTGGCTGGAGCGCTTCGGCTACCCGCCCAGCATCCGCGAGATCGGTGAGGCGGTCGGGCTCAACTCCACCAGCTCGGTGGCCCACCAGCTGCGCGCGCTGGAACGCAAGGGCTACCTGCGCCGCGACGCCAACCGCCCGCGCGCCTACGGCGTGCGCTCGCCCGAGGGCGAGGAGGAGCCGGAGTTCGACCGGCCGAGCCCCACCTACGTCCCGGTGGTCGGCCGCATCGCCGCCGGTGGCCCGATCCTGGCGGAGGAGTCGGTGGAGGAGGTCTTCCCGCTGCCCAAGGAGCTGGTCGGCGAGGGCTCGCTGTTCCTGCTCAAGGTCGTCGGCGACTCCATGGTCGACGCCGCGATCACCAACGGCGACTGGGTGGCGGTGCGCCAGCAGCCCGACGCCGAGAACGGCGACGTGGTCGCCGCCATGATCGACGGCGAGGCCACGGTCAAGACGTTCAAGCGGCGTGACGGGCACGTGTGGCTGATGCCGCACAACCCCGCCTATGAGCCCATCCTCGGCGACGAGGCCAAGATCCTGGGCAAGGTGGTGGCGGTGCTGCGCCGCCTCTGA
- a CDS encoding MerR family transcriptional regulator — protein MRIGELARRTGTTPRALRHYEQSGLLTSTRGPNGYRDYPESAVTRVRNIAYFLAAGLTLDDVRAFDSCLDGDVRTAPPSPAGLAIARARLAVLNDRIAAQTAARDRLATSLALLASDPGPTPGSGPPSDVADTG, from the coding sequence GTGCGGATCGGTGAACTGGCGCGCCGCACCGGCACCACCCCGCGTGCGCTGCGCCACTACGAGCAGTCCGGACTGCTGACCTCAACCCGCGGCCCGAACGGGTACCGGGACTACCCGGAGTCAGCGGTCACGCGGGTCCGCAACATCGCCTACTTCCTCGCGGCGGGCCTGACCCTGGACGATGTGCGGGCCTTCGACAGCTGCCTGGACGGCGACGTGCGCACCGCACCCCCGTCTCCGGCCGGACTGGCGATCGCCCGCGCCCGCCTGGCTGTGCTCAACGACCGCATCGCCGCCCAGACCGCGGCCCGGGACCGTCTCGCCACCTCCCTGGCCCTCCTGGCATCGGACCCCGGTCCGACCCCGGGATCCGGCCCGCCGTCCGATGTGGCGGACACCGGCTGA